The sequence AGTAACAGGTTGTTTTTCATGATATGAACTACGTGAGTACGGTGGATTAGCGAAAGCAGAACCACCAATTTCCTTGAGTTTTTCCGACCAGTCCTGAGTAAGCGCGTTATCCTCAACCGTGTAGAAATGAGGGCATTTGCTGTTTTGTGCATCAGTAAATAGATCTAGCGTGAACGGCCCATAGAGTGAATTGATACCCCAAAAAAGATTTTCAGGTGTTCGCCACTGATCGCCAATTTCTTTTAATTTATGGGCTGATTGGCTTTTCAATGTCTGTAATTTCAATGCGTAATCAATCATTGCTGAGCCTCCTGCGCAACTTGCTCTGTCGCCTGTTTCCAGATACCACGGAATGAAGCTAAACCAGCAACTTCATTCATACGACCAAGACCATTTTTCTTTGCTTGCTCAACAGCTAATGCTTGAATACGGCTCTCAGGTTTCCAGCCGGATGTGAACATTTTTCTAAAAGTTTCATCGCGCTCAACTGTATTAATTTCTACCGAAACTTCACCAGGCTTTAACCAGCGACCATTCACACATTCAGGTCGTCCAGCATCACGCCATTTAATCGCCTTATCTTGATATTCAATACAATTTTCAGGAATAAATAGCGTCTTAGGACGTAAGTAATCCTGCATCTTTGGGTCTTTCTGCCATTTAGCTGTGAGATAATCGGTGATTAACATTAGGTCTTCAGAAGTAAATCCTTCTGCTAATCGAGCCCTGATATGACCTGTTGTGGTTTTACCTTCACGATATTTGGAATTTGTCGCCTTATTGAAATAATCTAAAATTAATTTTTCAGGCTGGTTGTCGGGTTCAGTAGGAACCTGACAAGAAGAGTTAGTCTCTGTTGTACTCTCTGAAGTAATCTCTGTTGTATTCTCTGTAAGATCAGGCCATTTTGACCCGTTCAGAACAGCGCATTTTGAACTGTTTGAAGGTTTCAATTTGCGCTTATCGATAAGGTCATTTTGAACTGTTCGATTAGATGAATTATCACTGCTCGATTGGGTCATATTGACCTCATCGGTCAGCAGGTGATGACCGTAGTTAATCGCGTAATAATTAGTACGGTCATGGTTCGATTTATTGATTTGCTCAATGCGTAAAACGCCCTGCTTTTTTAAATTAGTAAAAGCACGTTTAATCGTTGATTCAGAGAAAAAAGGAAATTGATTCTTCCACTCTTCGACGGTGTTATAAATCCAGCGCGAGCCGTCATATTCAACACCTGAAGTAGTTTCAGTTAGCCAATATTGAATTTGCTGTAACAGCATCGCCTCATTTAAACCAAGACGTACCGCTAATTCAGGAATAACGACTAAAGGGCGACTTTTTAGTAATAATAAACTCATCTTGCCACCTCATTACTTAATACGTGTGTACTTCTCTTTAAATCGTTGCAAGGGTTCACATTGCGGATCGTCACAACCATCCAGCATAAAAATGACTCGCTATTTTTCTCTGTCATAACGAACAACATGAACAACAATACCTCGGTGATTTTTGTAGTAGCGATCAAGTTGGTTTGGGTTCTCATTGTTCATTGCCCGCCCTTAAACCATGTTTTGAATTGAAATCATCTACCAGCCAACGCATAAACTGGTAGTTGGTTTCTTGGTACCCGTCTGGTACTTTAATTTCATAGACAAAACGACCATTACGCATTGAAGCCCGCACTTGCGTGCGACATGCTAAATTTGGTAATCTACTCATGCTAATTTCTCTTCACACAATTGAAATTTGCAAACCGAAGCCAGAGGCCGTACACCTTTGGCTTCACCCTTTCTGGATATAACCATCTTTAATTTCTCTTTTGATGTAACGAAACAAACGCATTCATAAATGTGCGGATCTGTGAAATTAATCCATCCAACATCATTTTTATTTTTTGCTCTTCATCACCATCAATAACGCCATCAGCTAAACTTTCTTTCATGTACAGAGCTAAGCGCCCTTGCATTTCGTCAACATTGCTACGTAATGCGAATAGTTCTGTCTGATCTAAATCAGCAGGGCTAATCCTGTCCACGAGTAAGCGATTTGATTCACGAGCGACAAATTCAGCAAATAAAACGGTCTTAGAAATATCTTGCATCGCTAACAGCTCGTTTAAATCAAACGAACGGCACCCGTTTTTCTCATAAAGCTTGTTGTTGAATGATGTTAAAGACAGACCAAGCGCACCAGCCATTGCCTCACGTCCACCAGCTGTTGCCTCACACATTTCTTTCACTACCTGTTTTATTGATTGGTTACTCATAGATACCTCTCTTTATTAAAACCACAGCCATTGGCAAAAAGTCTTGCGTGGCATGATGTAAGGCTTTTCTGGATTATTTCTATAAAACCGTTTTGCCTTTAACTCATGGAGCTTCATCCAGCGCTTACGTTTTGCTAATATTCGTGGACTAATACATTCGCTAAACATTATCCCTAGTGGGATCATCACTAAGGACGCAAATAACATACCGATAAGGGATGATTTAATATGCTCGATGTCTTCTTGGGTCACTTGGTCTTGTTTCTCAAAACTAGCCTCAGCCTTATTACTTTCTTTTGGGCTATTTTTTCCTTTTTCTTGGGAACTTGGCTCGGTCACTCCCTCGCTCGGAGAAGAGACAAAAGAAAGGAATTCAACGCTATTGCAGATCCGTTGTTCTTGCTTCTTGATAAATTCCTCGACGACTGTAAAGACGGGAAAAGAGACATGCCTCGTATCACTCGTGATGACTTCAGAGCCTTGCGCCCTCACTTGACCACAAGACAATGCAACAACTATAACCATGCCGTAGACAGATTTTTTGATACTCTTAAAAGCAATGAGCTTTATGAGGATGATTGGATTTATCCTGTTATTAGGAACCCTGCAGAGATGATCCCCAATATCAATAACCTTATGGTTTTTATTAAACGCCGTTAATTTTATTGAGTGACTCATTCCTACCACCATTGATAAATTCTTGTAGTTAACTGTTTTAAATGGATTTGCTATTGTTTGTATAATTCAGGGTTATATTTAAGCTTCCCTTTGGTTAGCTTTTCAATTTCATAAGCCCGGCCTTTTGGAATGATATACCCCCAACCGCATACAGATGGGTGCTTAATACCAAGAGCTTTTGCTGTATTACATGTCCCACCAAAAAAACTGATTACATCTTCCTTTTTCATTTGTAATCCCATAATAATTAGTTGATGAATGTAATGTAGGATATCTTACATCATATTGTCAAGATTCTTACATTATTAAGTGGTAGGTTTTCCTACATGAAAGAGATGAATGAACGAATTAGACAAAGACGTCTTGAGCTAAAAATGACGCAACAGGATCTAGCAAAAAAAGCTGGAGTTAATCGAGTGACAGTTACCGGATGGGAAAAAGGAGATTATCAGCCAAACGGCGCTAACCTGCAGGCCCTTGCTAATGCTCTTGAGATAAACCCTACGTGGCTTGTTGATGGAAAAGAGGAATCGTCATCTAACGTTTCATTTTTTAAATTCAATAAATCAGGAGGAGAGTATCCTCTTATTAGTTGGGTTAGCGCTGGGAATTGGTGCGAAGCGATAGAGCCATACCATAGAGGTGCTGTTGATATCTGGTATGAAACAACAGTTCATTGCTCTGAGGAGTCCTTTTGGCTAGAAGTTAAAGGTGATTCAATGACATCGCCTTCAGGTTTAAGCATTCCTGAAGGAATGGTAATACTTGTTGATCCAGAAGTAGAGCCTGTAAGTGGTAAGCTGGTGGTCGCTAAGCTAGAATCTGAAAACGAAGCTACATTTAAACAATATATTATTGATGCAGGGAATCACTACCTAAAGCCATTAAATCCCCAATATAGAATGATCTCAATAAATGGCAACTGTCGAATTATTGGAGTTGTTGTTGACGCTAAAATAGCCCGCCTACCCTAGTATCTCCCACCCTCTTCTTGAGGGTTTTTATTCCTTCAACTTTAAATGTAAGTTTTCCTACAAAACAACTTGACATAATCATGTCGGATATCCTACATTAAATACATCAAATATGTGGGAGAAATTATGACAACCGAACCAGTAATCATAGCACCAGATAAATTCACTGATGGTGACGCTATAAAATGGATGAAAGATAAATTGCAATCTATTGATCATCTGTTTGAGCTACATGCTAAACGTGAAGAACTAGTGAATGATTTATCAAAATTGGATGCTGAAATAGCAGTGTACACAGAAAGAAGTGCGTTACAGATACAAAGTAAATGATTTTTATGTATGAAGAGAGCGTGTGAAGAGAAACAATGGCTGACTGAGTCTTTTACCATTAAAAGGGGTTGTGGTGATAATGTTCTGCTCAGTCAGCCATTTTTATAAAGTTAGTTTTATAACCAAAGAGCGTGGGCGTGAAAAAAAGTAACCTGCAGTCAGCTAGAAATCCGAATCCCAATCGGGCTGATGAAACCACAGGTGGTCCGCTCTTTTTGATTATGAATCTAACAATAAGTAAGGGTACTGGCATTCATCCATGACAGTCCATATCAGGTATCTACTGTAGCTAGTACCCTTTCTTATTGTGTGAAGTGAATAAACTGTGTGAGGAGAAATAGCGTGTCTCTTTTTAATCAAAAAGCAATGATTGTTTATAACCTAAACAGACCTATTGATGCAGAAGAATTAAATAGCTGCATCCAAAAATTAAAGTGGGTTGAATGCAAGCCAACAGATATGTCTACCATTGGTTTTGTTTCGCCTGCATTTAATGATGATTTGGTCTTTGAGGGGAAAGGTCATTTGTTATTGGCAATAAGAAAGGAAGAAAAAATCTTACCTCCTTATATCATCAAGAAAGAAACTCAGCATAAAGTAGAAAAGCTTGAGGGAGAGCAAGGTAGAAAGCTAAAGAAAACAGAAAAAGCTACAATTAAAGATGAAGTTATTTACTCTTTGTTGCCACGAGCATTTAGCAAGCATTCAACTGTTTACATCTGGATAAATACAATCGATCATCAAATAATTGTATTTACAGGAACGAGTAAAAATGCAGAGAGCAGTCTTGCTTTATTACGCAAAGCCATTGGCTCTCTCCCTGTTGTTCCATTAAGATTTGATTCAATTGAAATATTATTAACTAATTGGGTAAAAGATAATTCTATTCCAGCTCAATTGCAATTAAATGGTGAAGCTGAATTAATTGCCATCTTAGAAGAAGGTGGAATTGCTAAATTTAAAAAGCAAGATTTGATTTCAGATGAAATTTTAACTCATATTGATGCAGGTAAATTCGTTACAAGTTTATATTTAAATTTTAAAGATCGAATTGATTTTACTATTAACAGTGATTTTGTTTTTAAAAAAATAAAGTTTTCAGAGCAACTGATTGATACTAATGAAGATATTGATAGAAAAGATATATCATTAAGATTTCAAAGTGATTTTTATTTGGCGACAGAAGAACTATCTAATTTAATTAAATATTTATCAAATCAATTTAAAGCGCCATATTAATTTATTTAGCTAACACTGGGGAAATTTAATCTCGATTAATTCGAGAGGGATCTTTATTACTTAAATTATGTGGAGAGAATAATGTCTTATATTGCAACTGCAACGAATAAGCACTTCTATTACCTCGATGTACGGATCGAGGATATAGATATTCAAGACATTGCGACGGGTTTAGCTAATGAATGTCGCTTTAATGGACAGATTGATAATTTCTATTCTGTTGCTCAACACTCAGTATATGTCCGCTATTTAGTTGCACCTGAATATGCTTTAGAAGCCCTACTTCATGATGCCAGTGAAGCCTATGTCAAAGACCTGCCATCACCACTTAAAAAGCTATTGCCTGAATATAAATTAATTGAATTACGTGTAGAAAAGATTATCCGCAAAAAGTTTGGGCTACCTGAATCTAAATCTGATGCGGTTCATTTTGCTGACTTAATGATGTTAGCCACAGAAAAGCGTGATTTAGACATTGATGCAGGTAGTAACTGGTTAATGCTTGAAGGTATTCCAGCAAGTGATTTTGTTGTTAACCCACTAACACCACCACAAGCAAAAGCCCTCTTCTTACGTCGTTTCAATGAACTTTATAAGGGGACTGAAAATGGCTAACGGATCAGTAAACAAAGTAATTATTATCGGCAATTTAGGGCGCGATCCTGAAATTCGCTATCTTCCTTCTGGTGGTGCTATTGCTTATTTAGCTGTGGCCACATCAGAAAAATGGCGTGACAAACAAACAGGTGAAAATCGCGAAAAAACAGAATGGCATCGTGTCGTTCTGTTTGGAAAACTCGCTGATATCGCCAGTGGCTATTTGTGCAAAGGCTCGCAAGTTTATATCGAGGGCCAACTACAAACGCGCGAATGGGATGATAACGGCGTTAAACGATACACAACAGAAGTTGTTGTAAGGATTGGAGGCACAATGCAGATGTTAGGCGGTGCTAGTAAATCAGCAGGATCACAACCGGCACAACAACCGCAACAGTCAAAGCAACAAGCTCCACAATATCCTGAACCACCAATGGATTTCTCAGACGACATTCCGTTTTAACACCCTACCCATTTAACCAAAGGATATATTTGCAAGGATGCAAACAGGAGATAGATATGAGAAGGAAAAAGTATCAATGCCATGACTGCGGAGATGAAACAAAAATAATCCAATCTCATGATCAGACGTCAAATACATATGGTTTCATAATTCAATGCCTTAATTGTGGGTATGAGGCTGGTCTATTCGACACCATTGAAGATGCGGAGATGGTAATCAAGTGTAACTCGCAGGGATGCAATGAAGAGGAATGAATAATGGCAATAGTTCAGTTTTATATAGCAGGCGGTAAAGGCGAAGACCCGTCAGGAATTAGTGAAGATAACCTCTATGAATTACCAGATGATCATAATTTCAGTGCTGATGATGACCTCGATTCATGCATTGAAGCATGTGCAGAATATTATCACGCTGATTGTGACGGATGGGGAGATAGATGGCCCTTGTTATTCATGTTGTGGATTGATGACCAATATCTTGGCACGTTTGAAGTTGAGCGTGAGTTTGACCCAGTGTTTTCAGCAAATAAGGTGGAATGAATATGAAAGAACGCGGAATTATTTTTAATGCGGAAATGGTGCGCGCCATTTTAGATGGGCGTAAAACTCAAACTCGTCGCATCGTTAAAAATGTAATGCTTGATAATGGAATATGGCTAAAAAAACCGACCAAAACAAGAAGTGGCACAACTACACATGTCTTGGATGCTCCAAAACATAATTTGTGCCCCTTGGGTAAAATTGGTGATCGCCTTTATGTTCGTGAAGCATTTAAAGCTGGAGTATGCACTGAATCAACAATTGCATATAAAGCTACACATAAACCATCTAATTTAGAAGAAGGATGGTATGAAGAAATTAAGTGGACTCCATCTATTCACATGCCTCGCTGGGCTTCACGCATCAAGTTAGAGATCACCGATGTTCGTGTAGAGCGTTTAAAGGATGCTGGCGATACTGAGTTTAAAGCTGAAGGTTACCCTTTAGAACGTGAATTAACTGGTGGTAGTATGGATCCGTTTTGCTGGTTTCGTAACCTTTGGGATTCAGTGTCACCTACTAACTTTAAATATGCAGATAATCCGTGGGTGTGGGTGATTGAGTTTAAAAGGATTTAATGATGAAAATAAAAGGTCAATTAATTAGTAGTCAGCGTTATTTAAATGAGTATGTTGTTTTAGATAAAGTTAAAAGATTTAAAGTGTTTATTGTCGATATATTGCATGTAACTTTAAGAGGTAAGCAATATACATTATTAGTAAATGGGCATCATAATTTCGCAGCTGCAAAAAAGGTTAGGGATAAAACCGCAATACAGAACACCTAAAAAATTATTAAAAGCATTTAACTTCTGGTCTCAAAGTGAAAGAGAAACTTTTATTATAAATAACCTAACTGATAGCCATTTATATGATGTAAATACAGGTGAGGTTGTGCAGGAGTTAATGGAACCAGATTTTAATAATATGTCATTTCAACGAAATCTAACAAACGGATTAAAATTGTATCAGCAATAACCACCAGCATTAACTAATATCTATTTAAACTGTGTACGGACAGTGTGGAGAGAAAATATGAATACAGTATTTTTATTGTTAGCTGAATATGAAACGTCTCAAATTCCTCTATCTGTTGTTGCTGAGAAATTCCTTAGCATATCGCCTTCTTGGGCTGATAAAAAAGCTAACCTTGGCGAGTTACCATTTCCAACATACAGGGATAATCAAAAATCAGGAAGATTGGTGCATATTGTAGATTTAGCGGAATGGATAGATAAAAAAAGAGAAATAGCAAAACAAGAATTTGAACACCTTCAATGAGAAAAACAAGCTGGAAAATAGATATAATCCAGCTTGTTATCTTTTACTTATCAAAATATTCAAGCTCATCAGAGTTAGACGACTCAACCTCAGGCATCCAGCTTGTATCGCTCCATATTTCTTCTAGTGCATCGGTTATTTTGTCTTTTTTTTCATTTTTCTTTAGTCCATCAATGATTAACTTTGTTTGTGAGCCCCACAAAGCGCTAACCTCCAGCTCAGAATAAGAAGAGGAAAGTTTCTTTTCTACTTCTTTTTTCAGCACGTTAAACATATCTGGGTGGGTATTTTTTTGAATTGCTTTATCAAAAACTAGTTTTATATGAATCATGAACACCTCCAATCACTGTTTATTTATACAGTATAATTTAGAAGTGAAAAAGATCAACTTTTATTCAATTTATTGAATTTATCATGCAATGATTTGGGGTATAACTCTGTATATACCTGCCAGAGAATATTTAAGGATCTATGTCCTGTCACTTGAGCCACTTCTTCAATACTAAAGCCCGCTTCAAATAAACGACTCGCCCCTTCTCTTCTCAAGTCATGATATCTAAGATCTTCAATCCCTAATGCGTTTCTAGTGCGCTGAAAACCCACCGTAACTGATCTAGGATTATAAGGAAAAATTCTATCGCTTGTTTTTGGTTGACGATTCAGTATTGTCCATGCATCACCTAGTAATGGTACTGACATGTGGTTACCTGATTTTTTTCGCGGATCTTTTCTATCTCTAACAATTACTGATCTGTTTTTCTCATCAACGTCTGTCCATAGAATTTTGCACACTTCACCAATACGCATACAACTCAGAATAGAAAAATCTAAAATATCAACATAAGGGATAATGCACTCTCTATGCTCACTCCGTTTTTTCAACGCTTCTCTTAGTTGTTTTAATTCTTCTTTTTGTGGTCTCCGACTACGCCGTTGCGATTTACCAATCAACCCCATTTGAATTAGTAACGGGCGAGCTTCATACGCTGGATTGGCAGTATATTCTATGCCATAGATAGGTTTCGCTGATTTTAATACCGAGGTTAAATAACTAACATCATGGTTAATAGTTGATGGTGATGCGCCTGATGCGTGTCTATGCCTGCAGTGGTCAACAACATGTGAAACGGTAAGTTCTGTTAGCCCATATTTAGACAAATCAGAATCAAACAGCATTTCTAAAACATACCGTTTTGTTCTTCCTGCTTTCCCACCAAGATCTGGATCATTTAAATATTTAAACAGTAAATCTCTGACAGTTATTTTTGCTGCATCAGTTGGATCTGGTATACCGTTTTGCTCTAGCTCTAAAACACGTTTAGTTCCCCATGTTTTTGCATGAGCCTGTTTGGTGAACGTTCTGCTTTCATTATAAATTCTCTTTCCACCAGCTTTCACAGAAACAGAACATCTGTATCGAGCAGTGCCATCTGCTCTATCACGTTTTGATATGGTATAGTAAGCCATCTCTATATAAATCCTCTCTCACTCTCAGCGGGACACCAAATTTTGGTGTCCTCACTGGTGTCCTGATAAAGAGAAAATACACTAAAATGGGTTATAATGCACGAAAATACACCAACCGATAAAACATTAAAAAACAAGCAAACACAGGGCATTCAAGGCAATTACCCACTAAATAGATTCTCTGTTGCGCCGATGCTCGATTGGACTGATCGTCATTGCCGTTATTTCTTTCGTCAGTTAAGTCAAAATACACTGCTTTATACTGAAATGGTGACAACAGGTGCCATTATTCATGGTAAAGGTGACTATCTAAAATACAGTGAAGAAGAGCATCCCGTCTCTTTGCAGTTAGGTGGAAGCGACCCTCAAGCTTTAGCGCAATGTGCAAAACTAGCGCAAGAACGTGGTTATGATGAAATTAATTTAAATGTCGGTTGCCCTTCAGATCGCGTCCAAAATGGACGCTTTGGTGCTTGTTTAATGGGTGATGCACAACTTGTTTCAGATTGTGTGAAAGCGATGCGTGATGTCGTTGATATTCCCGTGACAGTAAAAACACGTATTGGTATCGACAACCAAGATAGCTATGAATTTCTATGTGATTTTATTGATACGGTTAGCCGTGATAATAATTGCGATACCTTTATTATTCATGCGCGTAAAGCATGGTTATCGGGTTTAAGCCCAAAAGAAAACCGTGAAGTTCCACCTTTAGATTATCCTCGTGTTTATCAATTAAAACGTGATTTCTCGCATCTCACGATGGCAATTAATGGGGGCATTAAGTCACTAGAAGAAGCGAAAGAACACTTAAAATATATGGATGGTGTTATGATTGGTCGTGAGGCTTATCAAAACCCGTCAATTTTAACACAGGTTGATCATGAGCTTTTTGATACTCAATTACCTATTACTGACGCCGTCGCTGCGGTAAGAGCTATGTATCCTTATATTGAAAAAGAGCTCTCACAAGGCACTTATTTAGGTCATGTTACACGCCATATGTTGGGGATTTTCCAAGGTATTCCTGGTGCTAGACAATGGCGACGTCATTTAAGTGAAAATGCCCATAAACAGGGTGCTGATTTATCTGTTTTAGAAAATGCACTTAAATTTGTCACTGAAAAATAATTAATAAAACCAGCCAATTAATGGCTGGTTTATTTTTATTAAAGTAATGAGAAGAAGCGATTATAATTTGCAATCAAATAAGCTATTTGAAATTCAAATGCTTCTTTTACTTCACGTTTACCTTCTTCTGAACCATCTTTCTTTTTAATATCAAAAAAGGCGTTTTGCATTAGTTGAACTGATACATCCATCGACTTTTGAAATGCAGATAAATTATTATTTTCACCCAATCGTTTAAATAATGCTTCTATCTTTTCATCAGCAACATCACGAATAAACTGTAATTCAACATTACTGACTTTATTATCCTCATAGATAAAATCTATAAAATCATTTAATTCATTTTTTTGCATAAACACTCCAGGATCTATTAATAACATTCGCGAAAAAGTAAATTAAAAGAGATAGCGTTAAAAATAAATCTAAAATAAAAATATGGTTTTTTTTTGACAATCGAATTAGACGTGATTTATATTTATTAATAATAAATATTAAAAACCTATTTAATTTATTTTAAATAGGTTTTAGTTTTTTAAAATTATAATTAAGGAATAAGTAAGCTTGATCCTTGAGATTGTCTACTTTCAAGATAACGATGTGCTTCTTTCACATCTGATAAAGCAAATTTCTGATTATCAGGCACACTTACATCAATTTTACCGCGACCAATTAACGCAAATAATGCTTCACTTGCCGTATCTAGCTCTTCACGCGTTGTGATATAACCCGAAATAGAGGGGCGTGTCACATACAAAGAACCTTTTTTATTGAGAATACCTAAATCAACACCTGTTACAGCACCTGATGCATTACCAAAACTCACCATTAAACCACGACGTTGTAAGCAGTCTAACGAATCTAACCAAGTTGCTTTACCCACAGAGTCATAAACAACAGGTACTTTCTGGTTATTAGTTAACGCTAAAACACGTTCCACAATCGATTCAGTCTGATAATTAATCATCTCCCATGCTCCTGCGGCTTTTGCTTTGGCCACTTTTTCATCACTGCCTGCTGTACCAATCATTTTTGCACCAATGGCTTTCGCCCATTGGCTTGCAATTAGACCAACACCACCTGCAGCAGCATGGAATAAGAAGGTTTCATCCGCTTGTAACTTATAGGTCTCATTGAAGAGATAATAAACCGTTAATCCTTTTAAAAAAGAAGCTGCAGCTTGTTCAAAAGAGATATTATCAGGCAGACGTGCCACTTTATTTTCTGGTACATTATGCGTATCGCTATAAGCCCCTAGCGGAGATTGCGCATACACAACTCTGTCCCCTTCTTTAAGTGAAGTCACTTTAGCGCCTGTTTTGATAATAATACCCGCAGCTTCAGTGCCTAATCCGCTTGGGAATTGGCTGACAGGATATAATCCGCTACGTACATAAGTATCAATATAGTTAATGCCAATTGCCTTATTGGCAACTTGAACGTCATGATCGCCAAGAGGAGCCGGTGTAAATGTTGCTAACTCAAGAACATCTGCATCGCCATGTGTTGCAAATTGAATACGTTTAGCCATGACTATCTCCTTTGTAGGATAAAAGGTTGAATAAGCGAGCGCAAAAAGACCTTTAGAGATAATGACAAAGGATAGCTATTTCTACAAGGCACAGATAATTGGGTTAGCGTATACTAATACGCTGACTGACACTTTTTCGATTTTATGCAGGATTTATGGCCAGAAACAAGACCACTGACAAGCTGATGTCTGATATTAAAGACCGACAAATGGAGGGATTAAAACTACCTCCCCATTCGCTGGAAGCAGAGCAGTCCGTGTTAGGCGGTCTGATGATAGATAATGAACGTTGGGATAATGTTTCTGAACGTGTCACCGCAGAAGACTTTTATAGCCGACCTCATCGTACTATTTTCTCGCAAATGCAACGTTTGTTGGAATTAGGCAAACCTATCGACCTTATTACGCTATCCGAGGCATTAGAACAAAAT comes from Proteus vulgaris and encodes:
- the dusA gene encoding tRNA dihydrouridine(20/20a) synthase DusA — its product is MHENTPTDKTLKNKQTQGIQGNYPLNRFSVAPMLDWTDRHCRYFFRQLSQNTLLYTEMVTTGAIIHGKGDYLKYSEEEHPVSLQLGGSDPQALAQCAKLAQERGYDEINLNVGCPSDRVQNGRFGACLMGDAQLVSDCVKAMRDVVDIPVTVKTRIGIDNQDSYEFLCDFIDTVSRDNNCDTFIIHARKAWLSGLSPKENREVPPLDYPRVYQLKRDFSHLTMAINGGIKSLEEAKEHLKYMDGVMIGREAYQNPSILTQVDHELFDTQLPITDAVAAVRAMYPYIEKELSQGTYLGHVTRHMLGIFQGIPGARQWRRHLSENAHKQGADLSVLENALKFVTEK
- the ssb gene encoding single-stranded DNA-binding protein yields the protein MANGSVNKVIIIGNLGRDPEIRYLPSGGAIAYLAVATSEKWRDKQTGENREKTEWHRVVLFGKLADIASGYLCKGSQVYIEGQLQTREWDDNGVKRYTTEVVVRIGGTMQMLGGASKSAGSQPAQQPQQSKQQAPQYPEPPMDFSDDIPF
- a CDS encoding Cro/CI family transcriptional regulator, which produces MKKEDVISFFGGTCNTAKALGIKHPSVCGWGYIIPKGRAYEIEKLTKGKLKYNPELYKQ
- a CDS encoding recombination-associated protein RdgC — its product is MIVYNLNRPIDAEELNSCIQKLKWVECKPTDMSTIGFVSPAFNDDLVFEGKGHLLLAIRKEEKILPPYIIKKETQHKVEKLEGEQGRKLKKTEKATIKDEVIYSLLPRAFSKHSTVYIWINTIDHQIIVFTGTSKNAESSLALLRKAIGSLPVVPLRFDSIEILLTNWVKDNSIPAQLQLNGEAELIAILEEGGIAKFKKQDLISDEILTHIDAGKFVTSLYLNFKDRIDFTINSDFVFKKIKFSEQLIDTNEDIDRKDISLRFQSDFYLATEELSNLIKYLSNQFKAPY
- a CDS encoding HD family hydrolase, producing MSYIATATNKHFYYLDVRIEDIDIQDIATGLANECRFNGQIDNFYSVAQHSVYVRYLVAPEYALEALLHDASEAYVKDLPSPLKKLLPEYKLIELRVEKIIRKKFGLPESKSDAVHFADLMMLATEKRDLDIDAGSNWLMLEGIPASDFVVNPLTPPQAKALFLRRFNELYKGTENG
- a CDS encoding pyocin activator PrtN family protein, which produces MNTVFLLLAEYETSQIPLSVVAEKFLSISPSWADKKANLGELPFPTYRDNQKSGRLVHIVDLAEWIDKKREIAKQEFEHLQ
- a CDS encoding conserved phage C-terminal domain-containing protein, with product MSLLLLKSRPLVVIPELAVRLGLNEAMLLQQIQYWLTETTSGVEYDGSRWIYNTVEEWKNQFPFFSESTIKRAFTNLKKQGVLRIEQINKSNHDRTNYYAINYGHHLLTDEVNMTQSSSDNSSNRTVQNDLIDKRKLKPSNSSKCAVLNGSKWPDLTENTTEITSESTTETNSSCQVPTEPDNQPEKLILDYFNKATNSKYREGKTTTGHIRARLAEGFTSEDLMLITDYLTAKWQKDPKMQDYLRPKTLFIPENCIEYQDKAIKWRDAGRPECVNGRWLKPGEVSVEINTVERDETFRKMFTSGWKPESRIQALAVEQAKKNGLGRMNEVAGLASFRGIWKQATEQVAQEAQQ
- a CDS encoding YmfL family putative regulatory protein, giving the protein MSNQSIKQVVKEMCEATAGGREAMAGALGLSLTSFNNKLYEKNGCRSFDLNELLAMQDISKTVLFAEFVARESNRLLVDRISPADLDQTELFALRSNVDEMQGRLALYMKESLADGVIDGDEEQKIKMMLDGLISQIRTFMNAFVSLHQKRN
- a CDS encoding site-specific integrase, translated to MAYYTISKRDRADGTARYRCSVSVKAGGKRIYNESRTFTKQAHAKTWGTKRVLELEQNGIPDPTDAAKITVRDLLFKYLNDPDLGGKAGRTKRYVLEMLFDSDLSKYGLTELTVSHVVDHCRHRHASGASPSTINHDVSYLTSVLKSAKPIYGIEYTANPAYEARPLLIQMGLIGKSQRRSRRPQKEELKQLREALKKRSEHRECIIPYVDILDFSILSCMRIGEVCKILWTDVDEKNRSVIVRDRKDPRKKSGNHMSVPLLGDAWTILNRQPKTSDRIFPYNPRSVTVGFQRTRNALGIEDLRYHDLRREGASRLFEAGFSIEEVAQVTGHRSLNILWQVYTELYPKSLHDKFNKLNKS
- a CDS encoding DinI-like family protein, coding for MIHIKLVFDKAIQKNTHPDMFNVLKKEVEKKLSSSYSELEVSALWGSQTKLIIDGLKKNEKKDKITDALEEIWSDTSWMPEVESSNSDELEYFDK
- a CDS encoding LexA family protein; amino-acid sequence: MNERIRQRRLELKMTQQDLAKKAGVNRVTVTGWEKGDYQPNGANLQALANALEINPTWLVDGKEESSSNVSFFKFNKSGGEYPLISWVSAGNWCEAIEPYHRGAVDIWYETTVHCSEESFWLEVKGDSMTSPSGLSIPEGMVILVDPEVEPVSGKLVVAKLESENEATFKQYIIDAGNHYLKPLNPQYRMISINGNCRIIGVVVDAKIARLP